Proteins co-encoded in one Candidatus Eisenbacteria bacterium genomic window:
- the ruvX gene encoding Holliday junction resolvase RuvX, which produces MGAVLGIDFGKKRVGVAVSDPEGILALPLPVLDGIDEKALLEAIRILAVERGVDRVVVGLPRNLDGTVGEMAKDAARFAKLLEGLLAVPVETWDERLTSAQAERVLRLADGREGEKGETPRRRARRRRPKETKAASARIDRIAAVLILQSYLDRRRGARPAED; this is translated from the coding sequence ATGGGAGCCGTGCTCGGGATCGATTTCGGAAAGAAGCGGGTCGGGGTTGCGGTGAGCGATCCGGAGGGGATCCTCGCCCTCCCGCTCCCCGTTCTCGACGGGATCGATGAGAAGGCGCTTCTCGAAGCGATTCGGATCCTCGCGGTCGAGAGGGGGGTGGATCGGGTTGTCGTCGGGCTCCCGCGGAACCTGGACGGAACGGTCGGCGAGATGGCGAAGGACGCGGCCCGCTTCGCGAAGCTCCTCGAGGGGCTCCTCGCGGTTCCGGTCGAGACGTGGGATGAGCGCCTGACATCCGCGCAGGCGGAGCGCGTGCTTCGCCTCGCCGACGGCCGCGAAGGGGAGAAGGGGGAGACGCCGAGACGGCGCGCGAGGCGAAGGCGCCCGAAAGAGACGAAGGCGGCCTCGGCGAGGATCGATCGAATCGCCGCCGTCCTGATCCTGCAGTCGTATCTGGATCGCCGGCGCGGCGCGCGGCCGGCGGAGGATTAG
- the mltG gene encoding endolytic transglycosylase MltG: protein MSGRSLAAALALSTVLVLFGAAVHRFYQGEPPEGLEAERVVIPEGAGLGSIGAVLKSHGILDDARWFTLVGRIGGTDRKVRAGVYRIVPGTPGGRILRLLQRGANEAVRVTIPEGLRLPEVARILSSALSIPEEEILRVASEPALAGSLGAPGPTLEGYLFPDTYFFFPTDPLQLVLGRMVEAFRKRFSAEEEARAAEMGLSAREAVTLASIVESEAVLPEERPLIAAVYHNRLRLGWKLQADPTVQYALGTREAPLLADLAIDSPYNTYKNPGLPPGPICSPGEASIRAALHPAEDSDALFFVASGEGGRHVFTATAEEHGRAKRSAKALRDSP, encoded by the coding sequence ATGAGCGGGCGATCTCTCGCCGCGGCTCTCGCTCTCTCGACGGTCCTCGTCCTCTTCGGCGCGGCCGTGCACCGCTTTTATCAAGGCGAGCCTCCCGAGGGTCTCGAGGCAGAGCGCGTGGTGATCCCGGAGGGGGCGGGCCTCGGATCGATCGGCGCGGTCCTGAAAAGCCACGGGATCCTCGACGACGCCCGATGGTTCACCCTCGTCGGCCGGATCGGGGGGACCGATCGGAAGGTGCGTGCGGGGGTCTACCGGATCGTCCCGGGGACGCCGGGCGGGCGGATCCTCCGTCTGCTTCAGAGGGGGGCGAACGAGGCGGTCCGTGTCACCATCCCCGAGGGGCTCCGCCTCCCGGAGGTCGCCCGGATCCTCTCCTCGGCGCTCTCCATCCCGGAAGAGGAGATCCTCCGGGTTGCGTCCGAGCCGGCCTTGGCGGGGAGCCTCGGCGCGCCCGGGCCGACGCTCGAGGGCTATCTCTTCCCGGACACGTACTTCTTCTTTCCGACCGACCCGCTCCAACTGGTTTTGGGTCGAATGGTTGAGGCCTTTCGAAAACGGTTCTCCGCGGAGGAGGAGGCGCGGGCGGCGGAGATGGGTCTCTCGGCGCGCGAGGCGGTGACGCTCGCCTCGATCGTCGAGTCGGAGGCGGTCCTCCCTGAGGAAAGGCCCTTGATCGCGGCGGTCTACCACAACCGGCTTCGCCTCGGTTGGAAGCTCCAGGCGGACCCGACGGTGCAGTACGCGCTCGGAACGCGGGAGGCGCCCCTCCTCGCGGATCTCGCGATCGACTCTCCGTACAACACGTACAAGAACCCGGGCCTCCCGCCGGGGCCGATCTGCTCCCCCGGGGAGGCGTCGATCCGCGCGGCTCTCCATCCGGCCGAGGATTCGGACGCTCTCTTCTTCGTGGCGTCGGGAGAGGGGGGGCGGCACGTCTTCACCGCGACTGCGGAAGAGCACGGCCGCGCGAAGAGGAGTGCGAAGGCGCTCCGTGATTCTCCTTGA